The following nucleotide sequence is from Salvia miltiorrhiza cultivar Shanhuang (shh) chromosome 7, IMPLAD_Smil_shh, whole genome shotgun sequence.
TTAATAATGACTAGTGTGTAACCCATTAAAATTCgacgaaaattattttaaattattatttaaattatataatattatttttatataaataattatttatatataaattatttttaaatttatttaatttgaggtaacataattaaaattttattaatatgaaccatatttctcaattaaatattaattttttgttagaataataaatattcttcttatataaaattttatttaataatgttttgAAAAAGGTCGATAtaagattgaagattttatttcctCTTAGCATCATCTTGTCCGAACcctgtaggatcatatcatcatctaaagCCTTGGTGgtcgtcgtataccaccaaataattcctgcaataaCTAAGAATTAGAATAATATAGTAGCAAGCAGGGTCGAACTACAAAGAACGGAGTAATCGCAATTAAATTCCCAAAGCCCTGAAATTGGTGTAGCCACCGCGCCTTAATTTTAAGAGAATTAATTATAAactaaaaaaacaaacaaagcacgaaaatattctagaaaataatcaaaagaaagtaactcggctcgaatctCTGATCATCGaactagttataggataccgtgatacgcactgacatacctcaattcctacttactgtgtcgatagacaacTATAGACGTCAGACCtatctatttcccttattaaaatataacctaacTGTAGAcgtcagacctagatttaatattctaatagcattaagaggaaggaacccaatttagatcaattatcctagatacgctagtaataatcaatccaccaatttattcttactacgaacacggtaatcagtcatattccaacaattacggattggaggtgctaattgactataatctaattaaatctaagttgaccatacttaaataaaattaaaattatcgtGAAACACAAGGAattaatcgaaatcaataggaaccaattttaaaaccaataggtctcacagattaataaatcagtgtttcattattctcgccgaattaaatggttagctactcataattaaactaagaacaatcaaataaattaaaacaaacatagaagagtaaaaataaaataaactgcAATTGAAATAAACTAATTACCACAATTCCAAAACCgaaaattaaactaattaaaactaaattgAAGTAAGATGAAAGTCACCACAATAGGAACAATTGTCTTCTGCCAAGTCTCGCTACTAGCCGCCAAATACCAAAACCAAAAGCAAGAAAAATTAAAACCTAATTCTAAAAGCAATAAAATGTCCCTtgcaaaactaaaataaatccCTATTTATATCCTTAAGTTGGTGGCTAAGTGGAGTAACAAAAAGAAGGCTTAGGGAATTAAATCCCTTCATAGCCGCATCACCCAATAATTGGGCCAATCGGCTACTTACAAAATAAAGCCCaaagaataattaaaaacaaaaagttTTGAGCTTAATTAAGgagggtgtattcgttgtggaatttgatggatttctatggattttaaaagtctgggtgtattcgttcaagacttttaaaagtctgcagaaatctgggtgtattcgttcaagacttttaaaagtccatataaatctgggtgtattcgttcaagactttttaaaatccatacaaatctaggtgtattcgttattccattgacttaaaatccggaatgactttcatggatttcatccaaaaaatacacacgacgaaatccgacaaagaaccacgagaattgaaatccatgaagttttaagcgagcgctgagttccagcgcctgCGGCCAaaaagccagcgagcgctggaactcagcaatcgtTGAGAGTGTCTTCAGGTAATATCAACTACTGGATGACTTCTACAAAAGCCAGCGAGCGTTGGATACTCCATGAAGAGAGAGATGTGTTCATATTTAAATCGGTGCATTCCAAAGTTGTaggatattaattataatttctttCTACAGAGTCTCCTGCTTGATACTTCAACGCCGACTTATTGCACTTGAGGTTGACTAGACTATAAGAGAGGGAGGGTGCATTCCAAAGTTGTACGATATTAATTAGAATTTCTTTCTACAGAGTCTCCTGCTCTTAACTCCATAACCATCTCAACATACCATCAAACCAGAATGCTATTTTATGTTTGGTAATATCAACTATTGTCTAATATCAACTCGCTGGAACctagcggtcgctgggtttccagcgggtgTTGGGACTCCGCGGGCGCTGGGTCTCTTCTACCGGGCGCTGGTTCTCCGCCggcgctggtttcatggaattcaatttcaaaattatcccgtaaagtcttcgaaaatcagtgaaaatcggggtgaaatccaaccacgaattctttgaaagtcgtctggaatctctgtgaattccatggaatttaaattccatgaactttttaaagtctgtggaaatccacaacgaatacacccccctaaatttagaataattaactccaagcccaatctctaattcCTTCTTCAAAAGCACACGaacttcatcaaattcataccattcttgagctttcttcatccATGAGTCTCCAACTCCGATCCATGCAATTCTTGCGCCAAAACACCACAAACTTGggtaatatcaaataaaattcCACGATAAATAACTCGAATCTAGacaactaaatcacacacatcaagCCCGAAAGATGACATCTAACGTTTgaacatcatctcgtctaaaccttaaaatacaaaaaatgaacttttatgcgtcaatgtTTTTAACGTCACTATCTggagctttaaaaatcaaagttgacttgtgagattgtatgatttggagcttctaacatcataactaacttgtaaacatcattttgtatgaaACTTCAAAAAATATTTACAAACTTTTATAcattattagcttcaaatattatattataactgggctccgagaatcatctcgtttggagttcgAAAGAACAAATTTGACTTGtaagttacaagaattatctCGTGTGTATCTTTAAAATCATTATCATCTTGAGCTTGTAAGATCaaaactaacttctaaacatcatcttgtatgcaaCTTGAAAAATATTGACAATTTgttgtgcattatttcatgggagcttgaaatatcataattgaatttCGAGCATCATCTCGTTTGAAATTCAAAAGAACAAATTGACCCGTGAACGTTATCtcatttgaagtttgaaagaccataactaaattttgaaaatcatctcgtgtgAAACTTAATAAAGTTGATGCGGGAtccaaattgtattaatttatttagtaatttaattgataaattttcataaaaaatcaatgttgaaaccaaattttattttttaaaatatactcaaattaaattgataaacAATTTACTTAATCacaccaatttattttttaaaattaaattaattaaattatgtattcaactaaataaatttgGTCAAATTGAATTGATaaagcaattcaaattgtattaatctcaatcattccgccaattaaatatagattttaaatttggagagcaagagcaTCTTCTGTAtaggttttattttggtgaaatcttataaaaaatcaatgtgaaatgaggtgatttatatgaattcttcactcaattgagattattataaattgaaTTTGATACAGGATTAAagatttcaaaaatattttaacatcatatcctctattgttctttatctaaattcttcatttatgcattactaatttcataataataataataataataataataataataataataataataataatattattattattattattattattattattattattattattattattattattattattattattattattattattattattattattattgttgttgttgttgttgtaatgGACGAAATTGAACAAATTAAGTTTatagatatgaaaaatatttttttcttcacgATATGGATAGAATGTacggatatattttataaaaaataaaaaaaatattttgatagacataaaataatattttattttaaagtaatcaatttacataaaattaataacaaatatacatctaattactaacattcaattataaTCATTTATcgtttataaattatacttagtaatttttttcttgtcaaatatgtaaatctaatttttatcgagataaaataaataataaaatttattaatttagattatatgtaaagttaatattatatagactataaattatattttattaagaataatgaatctttatatggaatgtaatagttaattaattaataaataatgaaaaatatatatggtaaattttttaaatgaagCCGTTCTAGACATGCCGCATAGGATAAAGGATTTTgctattataaagaagatggAGATTTTATATATAGGTTGTGTTTACTTAGTTACTTTGTGTATATTTTGAGTGATTAGAATTTATAGAGATTTTATAATGAACCAATTGTGTTTATTTCGAATGACATAATTGATAGttttctttttatagttaaataaataattttagatatcacataataataatattcaaaTCATACCTTTAGACTCagatattaattagacttaatattaattattttaccaTTACACCAACTTATGAACACCAATTAtccttaccactgctacattTGTCACTTTAATACCAATTATTCTTACCgcttattatatttttgtgCCATTTTTTAAGGGGATGGCAACACCTCaactaatttataaaaaatgaaaagaaaacaaaaaatgaaatgaaaattaatGTTTAATCAGTGCGGAGCTAAATGAAAGCTATATAACATGTTTTCTCTTCGATCATAGAATCTGAGAACTCGAGTTATTACATGAAAGAgtcattatgaaaaataaaaattattattgatcctctatataaaataaataaatggaagCTACATATGGGCTCCATTACAATAGTAATTTAAGTTATCAGATGGGTcgattataaaatataaattaataattgtgacGCCAATACGAAATATCTCCGCACTTGGGTGGAAGAAAAAACTTGTTCTAAACAATTAAATGAtgttccttcttttttttttttttaaagtcattgtctaaatttgaatttgaaaataaataataaaaatttgaatttttggaaAATCATCGATTTTAAAAGGTTATCTGACGATTTTCAGCAAAATTCACCAGCTAATCGGTTAAAATAGACGATTTTCCACCTCGACTGTCACTCTTATCAGCATAGCCAGCCTCCTACCCTTGCCACCTACAGCTTACGAAAAACGGTGGTTAACCAGTTAGTTCGACGATTCTTAATTGCAGGTCGTTGTCCAGGGATGTTTCGGTTTCGGGTCGATCCATCGATCAACGGTTCTGGATCAAAATCGTTGACCACATGCTAATTATGGGGCTGGTTTGGTCGGTTCTGATTAGCCCTGGACAACAGTACTTTACTCCATTTGTTTCATTAAACATGAGTCGTTTTTCATTTTAGGTCGTTCCACTAAAAATGACTCATTTTAATATTGAGTTAAGTATCAGATAAGCCCCTAACGTGGAAACCCTTATTACATTGCACCCCTTATGGCAAGGGGGGTATCAAATacctagggctgggaatcgggtcgggttcgggtaccctacccgaaaaaatcgggtacccgaacccgaaaatcccctGAAacctatacccgaccccgaccccgaaaacgaaatcgggtaccctaatacccgactcgggtacccgagtcgggtattcgggtaccctaatacccgatagTTTTTACGCCATTTCCCTAAACCGAGAAAATCATACAAATCAATTCCAAATCAATACAAATCAATTCCAAATCAATTCCCAATTCCAAATCAATACAAATCAATTCCAATTCATAGAAaatctgtatttaaaaaaaaaaaaaaaaaaaagaagaagaagaagaaaaggcgTAGATGGCGCCGCACGCGAGCCTGTTGGGGTACGTCAGCGGAAACGCCAGCAGGATGGCGCCGCACGCGAGGGTGGCTGCTTACCGAGTGTGCTGGTCCTCGGGCTGTCTCGGTTCGGATATACTCGCCGCGATGGACCGCGCCATCCTCGATGGTGTCGATGTCTTGTCTTTATCGCTCGGCGGCGGATCTGCGCCGTATCCTCGCGGCAGGAAGGGGGGGGTTACTCGCCCTGGAgtgggggcggcggcggcaggaaGGGGAGGGTTACTCGCCCTGGAgtgagggcggcggcggcaggaaGGGGGGGGGTTTACTTAGGGCTGGGATTGGGGATTTACTTGGGACTGGGATTGGGGTACTTTGAAATGGGAATCGGCCCGATACTTGGGGCTGAAATGGGCTgggattatataatttaaaatatattaattaaaaaatcgggtaattcgggtatacccgatacccgatcgggtatacccgatacccgattttttcacaccctaaatacccgaccccgaccccgatcctgaatttttcgggtatagggtacccgatacccgattttttcgggtcgggtatcgggtacccgattacccgatcccgaacttcCCAGGCCTACAAATACCCCcatatcttaattaattttgaacaaataaacCCTTTGATCTAACGTCCACTTAACAGacgttttcttattattttttttatttttcttttttttggtggGTCCCACTTGTAACTACCCGAAATCCCCCTTTTTATTTGGGGAATATGTTTGCGTTCGAAGAACCCTAGCCGGCGATGATTTGTTGCAAATTCCCGATCATCTTTCGGGTTTTCCTGAAATTAGAATAGGGTTTCTTCGTGTTGTTGGACTGCGTTTTTAGCCATGAGTCTGAATTCCGTCTCTGGTGGTTATGGATCGAGCACATCGCGCGGTGGACGTCAGTTTGAAGATAATCAAAATCCCAGGCGTTGTACGTGCGAAATTGACGGTAGAAGGTTGAGGGCTGTGATAATGACATCGTGGACTGACGAAAACCCCGGTAGGAGGTTTTATGGATGTCGAAATTGGAAGGTATGTTTGTGATTTTGCATCAAGCTTGTATTTTTTGAACTTTCTTGCTTTAAATATCTGCAATTTCGTGTTTTAGACGAAGAACTGCGGTTTTTTTGATTGGCTTGACGAACCAATTAGCGAAAGAGGCAAGGAAGTTATCAATGAGTTGAAACTCATGAAGATTAAGGATAGCTCAAGCTCGGCACCCACTGATATGGAGCCGGAAATTGTCAAGCTTTGGGATTTTGTTCAAGCTTTGAAATCAGAGTCAAGCGAAATTAAGAAGAAAGTTAGACTAGTTACTGCAATGTTGGTTGCTTCTTGGGTGCTATTTGCATATTTTGCACTAATTTAACATGTCTTTGTAAAGTTCTATGAACTCTATTGTAGATCATGTATCCCTTTGTTTTGGAGATGAAATAGAAGCACATTTTGGATTATATGTTCTAAGCAAATGATCCATCATTCAAACATAAAATGAAAGCTGAATAACTTTGACGAAGAAAGGCAAGATGAAGCAAACCATATCATTCCATCATTCAAAAATTGCA
It contains:
- the LOC130993782 gene encoding uncharacterized protein LOC130993782 → MSLNSVSGGYGSSTSRGGRQFEDNQNPRRCTCEIDGRRLRAVIMTSWTDENPGRRFYGCRNWKTKNCGFFDWLDEPISERGKEVINELKLMKIKDSSSSAPTDMEPEIVKLWDFVQALKSESSEIKKKVRLVTAMLVASWIMYPFVLEMK